The following coding sequences lie in one Ictalurus furcatus strain D&B chromosome 7, Billie_1.0, whole genome shotgun sequence genomic window:
- the prkd4 gene encoding protein kinase D4, producing the protein MAAGLEQDSLDSGISNCFSQMSVETNFVPEGPIRVHFQMGLLKEGIRVPKGRLSFKSAKKIAAEIIERRAPDWSVIGLGEKLLLFRHDSTSEQLLHRLSEQHYLHDGDLVEVVLSASASLTEVKFRPHSLVVQSYRTPTFCYHCGEMLWGIIRQGLKCEGCGLDFHKRCALLLPNDCSRVYRPCGPSLSLFPPSRPRSTSLSNHTGGSLEEISLSKPSRSRPPSWADRPMWLGLCDGARGGRPMVPHTFQIHTYTKPTVCQHCHRLLKGLFRQGLQCSDCKFNCHRRCESEVPPDCKGERANGEENNSNQEPESEEDIAVVTVNAIYEEYPFKARPRVEEESAGQPPIDPCFSNNIPLMRVVQSVRQSKRRSSGIMKKGWLLHHTNVDTLRKRHYWVLDGKSITLYQNENSSKYYKELPLSEVLQVRGSSELTVPVQLDEAGHSFELQTSSVVYCVLASTEGEAWESAIRLALMPFQSVGLSTTGPADDRAISTEIQDISLLYQIFSDEVLGSGQFGVVYGGTHRQTGRPVAIKVIDKSRFPAKQERQSKNEVAILQSLSHPGVIVLEGMFETPECTFVVMEKLHSDMLEMILSNENGRLPERITRFIVMQILEALRYLHMRHIAHCDLKPENVLLASPDPFPQVKLCDFGFARIIGEKSFRRSVVGTPAYLAPEVIKSNGYNRSLDMWAVGVILYVSLSGTFPFNEDEDITQQITNASFMYPRHLWALISLEAVSLITNLLQVAVRRRFSVGKAMGHPWFQNFQLWCDLRQFEQRLGHRYITHESDDERWRCHIQEKGLSLPPHLQTEQGH; encoded by the exons ATGGCTGCTGGGCTGGAGCAGGATTCTCTGGACTCTGGCATTTCAA attGTTTTTCGCAGATGTCTGTGGAGACCAACTTTGTCCCTGAAGGGCCCATTCGCGTCCACTTCCAAATGGGTCTGTTAAAAGAAGGCATCCGTGTACCCAAGGGCCGGCTGAGTTTCAAAAGCGCCAAGAAGATAGCAGCGGAAATCATCGAGAGGAGG GCCCCTGATTGGAGTGTAATAGGTCTTGGTGAGAAGCTGCTGCTTTTCCGACATGACTCCACGTCTGAGCAGCTCCTCCACAGACTCTCGGAGCAACACTACCTGCACGATGGAGACCTGGTGGAGGTGGTACTTTCTG CTTCTGCGTCACTGACTGAGGTGAAGTTCCGCCCACATTCTTTGGTGGTCCAGTCTTATCGCACGCCTACGTTTTGTTACCACTGCGGCGAGATGCTTTGGGGGATCATCCGACAGGGCTTAAAATGTGAAG gttgTGGTTTAGATTTCCATAAACGCTGTGCACTGTTGCTGCCTAATGACTGCTCGCGTGTGTACCGGCCATGTGGCCCCAGTCTGTCACTGTTCCCTCCCTCACGTCCCCGTTCCACCTCCCTCAGCAACCACACTGGAGGCAGTCTCGAGGAG ATCAGTCTCTCTAAGCCGTCGCGCTCTCGGCCCCCGTCGTGGGCTGACAGGCCCATGTGGTTGGGGTTGTGTGATGGGGCTAGAGGAGGCAGACCCATGGTGCCACACACCTTCCAAATCCACACATACACCAAGCCCACAGTGTGCCAGCACTGCCATCGGCTGCTGAAGGGTCTGTTCCGCCAAGGCCTTCAGTGCTCCG attGCAAGTTTAACTGTCATCGCCGCTGCGAGTCAGAGGTTCCACCAGACTGTAAAGGGGAGCGAGCCAATGGAGAAG AGAACAACTCAAACCAGGAGCCTGAATCTGAGGAGGACATAGCTGTGGTAACAGTCAACGCTATTTATGAAGAGTATCCATTTAAAGCGCGCCCTCGCGTGGAGGAGGAGTCTGCAGGGCAACCACCAATCGA TCCATGTTTCAGCAATAACATCCCCTTGATGAGGGTGGTGCAGTCAGTTAGACAGAGTAAGAGGAGATCCAGTGGAATAATGAAGAAAGGCTGGCTGTTGCACCATACCAATGTAGATACACTG AGGAAAAGGCACTACTGGGTTCTGGATGGGAAAAGCATCACCTTGTACCAGAACGAGAACAGCAGCAAGTACTACAAG GAGCTGCCTCTGTCTGAAGTGCTGCAGGTTCGAGGCTCGTCTGAGCTCACTGTTCCCGTGCAGCTGGACGAAGCTGGTCACTCGTTTGAGCTGCAGACGAGTTCTGTGGTCTACTGCGTTCTCGCAAGCACAGAAGGAGAAGCCTGGGAGTCGGCCATCAGACTCGCGCTCATGCCTTTTCAGAGTGTCGGCCTCAGCACAACAGGGCCTGCag ATGATCGAGCCATCAGTACAGAAATCCAG gatATTAGTTTGCTGTATCAGATTTTCTCTGATGAAGTGTTGGGGTCAGGACAGTTTGGAGTGGTGTACGGAG GTACTCACAGACAGACGGGTCGACCGGTGGCCATTAAGGTCATCGATAAATCTCGCTTCCCGGCCAAGCAGGAGCGACAGAGCAAAAACGAGGTGGCCATACTGCAG agtCTGTCCCATCCCGGAGTCATTGTACTTGAAGGCATGTTCGAGACGCCCGAGTGCACTTTTGTCGTCATGGAGAAGCTCCATAGCGACATGCTGGAGATGATTCTGTCCAATGAGAACGGACGACTTCCTGAACGCATCACGCGCTTCATTGTTATGCAG ATTTTGGAGGCTCTGCGCTACCTGCACATGAGACACATCGCTCACTGTGACCTTAAACCTGAGAATGTGCTGCTCGCGTCACCGGATCCGTTTCCTCAG GTGAAACTGTGTGACTTTGGTTTTGCACGGATCATCGGCGAGAAGTCTTTCCGGCGCTCGGTGGTGGGAACGCCGGCGTATCTGGCCCCGGAGGTGATCAAGAGCAACGGCTATAACCGATCGCTGGACATGTGGGCTGTAGGGGTGATCCTGTACGTCAGCCTGAGTGGAACGTTTCCCTTCAACGAGGACGAGGACATTACCCAGCAGATCACGAACGCTTCCTTCATGTACCCTCGGCACCTGTGGGCCCTCATTTCTCTCGAGG CGGTGAGTCTGATCACTAACCTGCTGCAGGTGGCGGTGCGGCGCAGGTTCAGTGTGGGGAAAGCTATGGGACACCCCTGGTTCCAG AACTTCCAGCTGTGGTGTGACCT
- the LOC128610333 gene encoding kinesin light chain 2-like isoform X2: MSTMVYPREEALERLSQDEIVLNTKAVIQGLETLRGEHAQLLNSLLDCTPPPAAQEKSGLLRKSLEAIELGLGEAQVIIALSGHLSAVESEKQKLRAQVRRLCQENQWLRDELASTQHKLQKSEQNVAQLEEEKKHLEFMNQIRKFDDDATPSEEKSGEKEKDSLDDLFPNDDDHGPAQRSGEAAAQQGGYEIPARLRTLHNLVIQYASQGRYEVAVPLCKQALEDLEKTSGHDHPDVATMLNILALVYRDQNKYKEAAHLLNDALAIREKTLGKDHPAVAATLNNLAVLYGKRGKYKEAEPLCKRALEIREKVLGKYHPDVAKQLNNLALLCQNQGKYEEVVYYYSRALEIYESKLGADDPNVAKTKNNLATCYLKQGKFMDAEALYKEILTRAHEKQFGSVNNDNKPIWMHAEEREESKGKKKDSGPYGEYGSWYKACKVDSPTVTNTLRSLGALYRRQGKLQAAETLEDCATKNRKQGIDAINQSKVVELLKDGTPAGDKRHGREGPNGSGGPRDSEGDEAEWSGDGSGSLRRSGSFGKIRDALRRSSEMLVKKLQGSGPQEPRNPGMKRASSLNFLNKSVEETSQEVNSGLSECRGLSTSNVDLSRRSSLIG, encoded by the exons ATGTCCACTATGGTGTACCCGAGGGAGGAGGCTCTGGAGCGGCTGAGTCAGGATGAGATCGTGCTGAACACGAAGGCGGTGATTCAGGGGCTGGAGACACTGCGAGGAGAGCACGCTCAGCTCCTCAACTCCCTGCTGGACTGCACTCCTCCCCCCGCCGCACAGGAGAAGTCTGGCCTGCTCCGCAAGAGCCTGGAGGCCATCGAGCTGGGCCTGGGGGAGGCGCAG GTGATCATCGCACTGTCTGGTCACCTGAGCGCCGTGGAGTCGGAGAAGCAGAAGCTGCGTGCTCAGGTGCGGCGTCTGTGCCAGGAGAACCAGTGGCTGCGGGACGAGCTGGCCAGCACCCAGCACAAGCTGCAGAAGAGCGAGCAGAACGTGGCCCAGCTCGAGGAGGAGAAGAAGCACCTCGAGTTCATGAACCAGATACGCAAGTTCGACGACGACGCCACGCCCTCCGAGGAAAAATccggagaaaaagaaaaggacagCCTGGACGATCTGTTCCCCAACGACGATGATCACGGACCAG CCCAGCGCAGCGGCGAGGCAGCAGCACAGCAGGGAGGATACGAGATCCCGGCTCGGCTCAGGACGCTGCACAACCTGGTGATCCAGTACGCCTCCCAGGGAAGGTACGAGGTGGCTGTGCCGCTGTGCAAACAAGCTCTGGAGGACCTGGAGAAGACCTCGGGCCACGACCACCCCGACGTCGCTACCATGCTCAACATCCTCGCGCTCGTCTACAG GGATCAGAACAAGTACAAAGAAGCGGCGCACCTGCTGAACGATGCTCTGGCAATCCGCGAGAAGACCCTCGGGAAGGACCACCCCGCCGTGGCCGCCACCCTCAACAACCTGGCCGTGCTGTACGGCAAGAGGGGCAAATACAAGGAAGCCGAACCTCTGTGCAAGAGGGCGCTGGAGATCAGAGAGAAG GTTTTGGGGAAGTACCACCCCGACGTGGCGAAGCAGCTGAATAACCTGGCGCTGCTGTGTCAGAACCAGGGAAAGTACGAGGAGGTGGTGTACTACTACAGCCGCGCACTCGAGATCTACGAGAGCAAGCTGGGGGCCGACGACCCCAACGTGGCCAAGACCAAAAACAACCTG GCCACGTGCTACCTGAAGCAAGGCAAGTTTATGGACGCCGAGGCGCTGTACAAGGAGATCCTGACCCGTGCCCACGAGAAGCAGTTCGGCTCCGTCAACA ACGACAACAAGCCCATATGGATGCACGccgaagagagagaggagagcaaG GGCAAGAAGAAGGACTCTGGTCCGTACGGTGAGTACGGCAGCTGGTACAAGGCCTGCAAAGTGGACAG TCCCACAGTCACTAACACACTGAGGAGCCTGGGGGCGCTGTATCGCCGGCAGGGCAAGCTGCAGGCCGCCGAGACTCTGGAAGATTGTGCTACAAAGAACCGCAAACAG GGCATCGATGCGATTAACCAGAGTAAGGTGGTGGAGCTGCTGAAAGACGGCACCCCTGCTGGAGATAAGCGGCACGGCAGGGAGGGGCCGAACGGTTCTGGAGGTCCTCGTGACTCTGAGGGAGACGAGGCTGAGTGGAGCGGG GACGGGAGCGGCTCTCTGCGGCGCAGCGGCTCCTTCGGGAAGATCCGAGACGCTCTGAGACGCAGCAGCGAGATGCTGGTGAAGAAACTGCAGGGCAGCGGCCCGCAAGAGCCTCGCAACCCGGG gATGAAGAGGGCGAGCTCTTTGAACTTCCTCAACAAGAGTGTAGAGGAGACCTCACAG GAAGTAAACAGTGGCCTGTCAGAATGTCGAGGACTGAGCACCAGCAACGTGGACCTTTCAAGACGAAGCTCCCTGATTGGTTAG
- the LOC128610333 gene encoding kinesin light chain 2-like isoform X1, giving the protein MSTMVYPREEALERLSQDEIVLNTKAVIQGLETLRGEHAQLLNSLLDCTPPPAAQEKSGLLRKSLEAIELGLGEAQVIIALSGHLSAVESEKQKLRAQVRRLCQENQWLRDELASTQHKLQKSEQNVAQLEEEKKHLEFMNQIRKFDDDATPSEEKSGEKEKDSLDDLFPNDDDHGPAQRSGEAAAQQGGYEIPARLRTLHNLVIQYASQGRYEVAVPLCKQALEDLEKTSGHDHPDVATMLNILALVYRDQNKYKEAAHLLNDALAIREKTLGKDHPAVAATLNNLAVLYGKRGKYKEAEPLCKRALEIREKVLGKYHPDVAKQLNNLALLCQNQGKYEEVVYYYSRALEIYESKLGADDPNVAKTKNNLATCYLKQGKFMDAEALYKEILTRAHEKQFGSVNNDNKPIWMHAEEREESKGKKKDSGPYGEYGSWYKACKVDSPTVTNTLRSLGALYRRQGKLQAAETLEDCATKNRKQGIDAINQSKVVELLKDGTPAGDKRHGREGPNGSGGPRDSEGDEAEWSGDGSGSLRRSGSFGKIRDALRRSSEMLVKKLQGSGPQEPRNPGMKRASSLNFLNKSVEETSQVSTWTWTHTHAYSFVCCKDDASSELHEPIFCVFRK; this is encoded by the exons ATGTCCACTATGGTGTACCCGAGGGAGGAGGCTCTGGAGCGGCTGAGTCAGGATGAGATCGTGCTGAACACGAAGGCGGTGATTCAGGGGCTGGAGACACTGCGAGGAGAGCACGCTCAGCTCCTCAACTCCCTGCTGGACTGCACTCCTCCCCCCGCCGCACAGGAGAAGTCTGGCCTGCTCCGCAAGAGCCTGGAGGCCATCGAGCTGGGCCTGGGGGAGGCGCAG GTGATCATCGCACTGTCTGGTCACCTGAGCGCCGTGGAGTCGGAGAAGCAGAAGCTGCGTGCTCAGGTGCGGCGTCTGTGCCAGGAGAACCAGTGGCTGCGGGACGAGCTGGCCAGCACCCAGCACAAGCTGCAGAAGAGCGAGCAGAACGTGGCCCAGCTCGAGGAGGAGAAGAAGCACCTCGAGTTCATGAACCAGATACGCAAGTTCGACGACGACGCCACGCCCTCCGAGGAAAAATccggagaaaaagaaaaggacagCCTGGACGATCTGTTCCCCAACGACGATGATCACGGACCAG CCCAGCGCAGCGGCGAGGCAGCAGCACAGCAGGGAGGATACGAGATCCCGGCTCGGCTCAGGACGCTGCACAACCTGGTGATCCAGTACGCCTCCCAGGGAAGGTACGAGGTGGCTGTGCCGCTGTGCAAACAAGCTCTGGAGGACCTGGAGAAGACCTCGGGCCACGACCACCCCGACGTCGCTACCATGCTCAACATCCTCGCGCTCGTCTACAG GGATCAGAACAAGTACAAAGAAGCGGCGCACCTGCTGAACGATGCTCTGGCAATCCGCGAGAAGACCCTCGGGAAGGACCACCCCGCCGTGGCCGCCACCCTCAACAACCTGGCCGTGCTGTACGGCAAGAGGGGCAAATACAAGGAAGCCGAACCTCTGTGCAAGAGGGCGCTGGAGATCAGAGAGAAG GTTTTGGGGAAGTACCACCCCGACGTGGCGAAGCAGCTGAATAACCTGGCGCTGCTGTGTCAGAACCAGGGAAAGTACGAGGAGGTGGTGTACTACTACAGCCGCGCACTCGAGATCTACGAGAGCAAGCTGGGGGCCGACGACCCCAACGTGGCCAAGACCAAAAACAACCTG GCCACGTGCTACCTGAAGCAAGGCAAGTTTATGGACGCCGAGGCGCTGTACAAGGAGATCCTGACCCGTGCCCACGAGAAGCAGTTCGGCTCCGTCAACA ACGACAACAAGCCCATATGGATGCACGccgaagagagagaggagagcaaG GGCAAGAAGAAGGACTCTGGTCCGTACGGTGAGTACGGCAGCTGGTACAAGGCCTGCAAAGTGGACAG TCCCACAGTCACTAACACACTGAGGAGCCTGGGGGCGCTGTATCGCCGGCAGGGCAAGCTGCAGGCCGCCGAGACTCTGGAAGATTGTGCTACAAAGAACCGCAAACAG GGCATCGATGCGATTAACCAGAGTAAGGTGGTGGAGCTGCTGAAAGACGGCACCCCTGCTGGAGATAAGCGGCACGGCAGGGAGGGGCCGAACGGTTCTGGAGGTCCTCGTGACTCTGAGGGAGACGAGGCTGAGTGGAGCGGG GACGGGAGCGGCTCTCTGCGGCGCAGCGGCTCCTTCGGGAAGATCCGAGACGCTCTGAGACGCAGCAGCGAGATGCTGGTGAAGAAACTGCAGGGCAGCGGCCCGCAAGAGCCTCGCAACCCGGG gATGAAGAGGGCGAGCTCTTTGAACTTCCTCAACAAGAGTGTAGAGGAGACCTCACAGGTGAGCACGTGGacgtggacacacacacacgcatacagttttgtgtgttgtaAGGATGACGCTTCTTCAGAGCTTCACGAACCTATATTCTGTGTTTTCAGGAAGTAA